One genomic region from Ptychodera flava strain L36383 chromosome 14, AS_Pfla_20210202, whole genome shotgun sequence encodes:
- the LOC139150546 gene encoding uncharacterized protein, with amino-acid sequence MTKTTTTLSALEEVIEISSDSEQCTDSGDNTSYVDDHAPQLYNNDQDLPIIIEGKTSGISTGKAVSLLLQPGNEHNIATTIPDCVNRNVAFVCDTKHMASWKDILCDGNGSWETKGTKTFFYKHNISSNKLEQVDDSYFGKRDVFKVKRRQYVNKSSPDFHRVVIRLMKSDGVENNLTFVQYFFDGPEHNIVVKKHGNSKEGKPYYRTNESTKSKIKLLSASSKAKAVVHQVIEDAGGVMNIKSVGQFPRNRKQVTNFRHVTKRQEFLDKDSVVELIEMAKNDELDKKQAYIRSVKVSPELMVVLTTDQQLSDIEKFCTKSDNFCVLGVDPTYNLGNFHVTLTTFRHLMLQNKHGAHPVMLGPALIHQRKNFESYFELSSALVSLHPPLGV; translated from the exons aTGACGAAGACCACCACAACTTTGTCAGCCTTAGAAGAAGTGATAGAAATTAGTTCAGACTCCGAGCAATGTACAGACAG tgGAGATAACACAAGTTATGTAGATGATCATGCACCACAACTCTACAATAATGACCAAGATTTGCCAATCATTATTGAGGGGAAAACATCAGGAATATCAACAGGTAAAGCTGTGTCCCTGCTACTGCAACCTGGCAATGAGCATAACATCGCAACAACCATCCCCGATTGTGTTAATAGGAATGTAGCTTTTGTTTGTGACACGAAACATATGGCAAGCTGGAAGGATATTCTATGTGATGGTAATGGGTCCTGGGAAACAAAAGGGACAAAGACGTTCTTTTACAAGCACAATATCTCATCTAACAAACTCGAACAGGTAGATGACAGTTATTTTGGTAAAAGGGACGTATTTAAGGTAAAAAGAAGACAGTACGTAAATAAAAGTTCCCCTGATTTTCATCGAGTGGTAATCAGACTCATGAAAAGTGATGGAGTTGAAAACAATTTAACAtttgtgcagtatttttttGATGGGCCTGAGCATAACATCGTAGTTAAGAAACACGGAAATTCAAAGGAAGGTAAGCCATATTACCGAACAAATGAGTCCACAAAATCCAAAATCAAGTTATTGTCAGCATCTAGTAAAGCAAAGGCAGTTGTTCATCAGGTTATTGAGGATGCTGGTGGTGTCATGAATATCAAATCAGTTGGGCAGTTTCCTCGCAATCGAAAACAAGTGACAAATTTCAGACATGTGACCAAGAGGCAAGAATTTTTAGATAAAGATTCTGTTGTAGAGCTGATTGAAATGGCCAAAAACGATGAATTAGACAAGAAGCAAGCGTACATAAGATCTGTAAAAGTGTCTCCAGAATTAATGGTTGTGTTAACCACTGATCAGCAGCTAAGtgacattgaaaaattttgtaCGAAATCAGATAACTTTTGTGTGTTAGGAGTAGATCCTACCTATAACCTGGGAAACTTCCACGTAACACTTACAACATTCAGACATTTGATGCTTCAGAACAAACACGGAGCACATCCGGTGATGTTAGGTCCAGCTCTTATTCATcaaaggaaaaactttgaaagttaTTTTGAGCTTTCGTCTGCCTTGGTGAGTTTACATCCCCCACTAGGGGTTTGA